The Mucilaginibacter rubeus genomic interval AAAAACTGGTATTGGCACAAACAAGGGACTACGGTACACAAAGTCTGCCGTTTGAACAAGCCTTGGGTTATGTACTGGCCGAGAACCTGCAAGCAGATCGTGACCTGCCCCCTTTTAACAGGGTAACCATGGATGGCATTGCAGTAAAACACGCTGCCATTGAAAAGGGCATCCATACTTTTCGCATTAAAGCCACCCAGGCAGCAGGTGACCAACCTGTTGAAATAAATGAACTTGACGAATGTATTGAGATCATGACAGGGGCGGTATTGCCTGCTTCGGTTGATACGGTGATCCGTTATGAAGATGTGGAGATTAGCGCCGGGCAGGCAAGCTTAAATGTTATAGACGTCAAAAGGGGGCAAAATCTGCATTTGCAAGGCGTTGATAAAAAGCAAAATGATATTATCGCGCTATCGGGTCAGCCGGTAAGTCCTGCCATCATCAGCGTGGCGGCATCGGTGGGTAAAACCCATCTGCTTGTTAAAAAAATGCCGCGGGTGGTAATCATTTCATCGGGCGATGAACTGGTGGATGTGGATGAAACACCTTTGCCATACCAGATCCGCAAGTCAAACAGTTACACGGTTAAGGCTGTTTTGAAACAACATCATATTAATGCCGATATTTTACATATTCCCGATGAGCCGAGCATCACCCGCGAAAAAATTCAACATTGCTTGCAGCATTATGATGTGTTACTGCTGAGCGGCGGCATTTCGATGGGGAAGTTTGATTATATCCCCCAGGCACTGGAAGAATCTGAAGTTGAAAAACTGTTTCATAAAGTGGCCCAGCGCCCCGGCAAACCTTTTTGGTTTGGCAGGCATAACAACGGCGCGTTAGTGTTTGCCTTTCCGGGTAACCCGGTAGCAACATTTATGTGCCTGCATCGTTACTTTTTAACATGGCTGAGTGCCACGCTTGGTCTGCCAGCAAAAGCACGGTTATATGGTGTATTAGGCAAGGATTTTACCTTTCAGCCGGCATTACAATATTATCTGCAGGTAAAATTGCAGAGCAACCGGCAAGGACAATTGATAGCGATGCCTGTTGAGGGAAATGGTTCGGGCGATTTTGCTAACTTAGCAGATACCGAAGCTTTTTTAGAACTTCCGCTGGAAAAGAGTGAATTTAAAGCGGGAGAAGTGTTTAAGGTTTGGAGGTTTAACCATGATTTTTAGGATTTTGGGATCACCCTGATGGAATCTGATAAAAATATGCAAGCAAATATCCTTAAATCCTGTAATCAAGTAAATCAAGGTTCAACATGTTAACCCACATAAACAAACAAGGCGACCCAAATATGGTTGATGTAACTGAAAAACAGGTTACACACCGCACTGCTACGGCGCGCAGCGTGGTTGCTTTGCCTGCCGAAATATTTGAGCTTTTGGCGGGGAATGAATTACAAAGCAAAAAAGGCCCGGTTTTTCAAACAGCTATTATTGCAGGAATTATGGCGGCCAAAAAAACCGGCGACCTGATTCCGCTTTGCCACCCGCTGGGTTTGGATAATTGTAATGTTACTATCCGCATAAACGAACAGCAAGAGGTTGAAGTTGATTGTACCGCAAGTATAACCGCTAAAACCGG includes:
- a CDS encoding molybdopterin molybdotransferase MoeA, which encodes MTTVEEAEKLVLAQTRDYGTQSLPFEQALGYVLAENLQADRDLPPFNRVTMDGIAVKHAAIEKGIHTFRIKATQAAGDQPVEINELDECIEIMTGAVLPASVDTVIRYEDVEISAGQASLNVIDVKRGQNLHLQGVDKKQNDIIALSGQPVSPAIISVAASVGKTHLLVKKMPRVVIISSGDELVDVDETPLPYQIRKSNSYTVKAVLKQHHINADILHIPDEPSITREKIQHCLQHYDVLLLSGGISMGKFDYIPQALEESEVEKLFHKVAQRPGKPFWFGRHNNGALVFAFPGNPVATFMCLHRYFLTWLSATLGLPAKARLYGVLGKDFTFQPALQYYLQVKLQSNRQGQLIAMPVEGNGSGDFANLADTEAFLELPLEKSEFKAGEVFKVWRFNHDF
- the moaC gene encoding cyclic pyranopterin monophosphate synthase MoaC, with the protein product MLTHINKQGDPNMVDVTEKQVTHRTATARSVVALPAEIFELLAGNELQSKKGPVFQTAIIAGIMAAKKTGDLIPLCHPLGLDNCNVTIRINEQQEVEVDCTASITAKTGVEMEALVGASIAALTIYDMCKAMSHDIVIKETKLISKTGGKRDFKRS